The Mycobacterium seoulense genome has a window encoding:
- a CDS encoding DEAD/DEAH box helicase yields the protein MSVQPVARTESSVGDDGGRALRGWQRRALVKYLAAQPRDFLAVATPGSGKTTFALRVAAELLSQRAVEQITVVVPTEHLKVQWAQAAARHGIALDPRFSNSSAHTSGEYHGVMVTYAQVAAHPTLHRVRTEQRRTLVVFDEIHHGGDAKTWGEAIREAFSDATRRLALTGTPFRSDDSPIPFVEYEAGRDGVRRSRADHIYGYAEALADGVVRPVVFLAYSGEARWRDSAGEEHAARLGEPLTAEQTARAWRTALDPAGEWMPAVIAAADQRLRQKRAHVPDAGGMIIASDRTAARAYATLLTTLTSEAPTVVLSDDPGSSARISEFAAGTSRWLVAVRMVSEGVDVPRLSVGIYATSASTPLFFAQAIGRFVRSRRPGETASIFLPSVPNLLQLASELEAQRNHVLGEPHRPADDPLDGDPAVRTQTEKTEIDNGFTSLGADAELDQVIFDGSSFGTAAPAGSDEEADYLGIPGLLDAEQMRALLHRRQDEQLQRRAAQGAPPAASAPRSMHGQLRELRRELNTLVSATHHRTGKPHGWIHSELRRRCGGPPIAAATREQIQARIEALRQLNVEHS from the coding sequence ATGTCCGTGCAACCGGTCGCTCGCACGGAGTCCTCCGTGGGCGACGACGGTGGCCGGGCGCTGCGCGGCTGGCAGCGCCGGGCGTTGGTGAAGTACCTGGCCGCCCAGCCGCGCGATTTCCTGGCCGTGGCCACCCCGGGGTCCGGGAAGACGACGTTCGCGTTGCGGGTGGCGGCCGAACTGCTCAGCCAGCGCGCCGTCGAGCAGATCACGGTCGTGGTGCCCACCGAGCACCTCAAGGTGCAGTGGGCGCAGGCCGCGGCGCGCCACGGGATCGCCCTGGACCCGAGGTTCTCGAACAGCAGCGCCCACACCTCGGGCGAGTACCACGGCGTGATGGTCACCTACGCGCAGGTCGCGGCGCACCCGACGCTGCACCGGGTGCGCACCGAGCAGCGCAGGACGCTGGTGGTCTTCGACGAGATCCACCACGGCGGTGACGCCAAGACCTGGGGGGAGGCCATCCGCGAGGCCTTCAGCGACGCCACCCGCCGGCTCGCCCTGACGGGCACGCCGTTCCGCAGCGACGACAGCCCCATCCCGTTCGTGGAGTACGAGGCCGGCCGCGACGGGGTGCGGCGTTCGCGGGCCGACCACATCTACGGCTATGCCGAGGCCCTCGCCGACGGGGTGGTCCGGCCGGTGGTCTTCCTGGCGTACTCCGGGGAGGCGCGCTGGCGCGACAGCGCCGGCGAGGAGCATGCCGCGCGGCTGGGCGAGCCGCTGACCGCCGAGCAGACGGCCCGGGCCTGGCGGACGGCGCTCGACCCCGCCGGTGAATGGATGCCCGCGGTGATCGCGGCCGCCGACCAGCGGCTGCGGCAGAAGCGCGCGCACGTGCCCGACGCGGGCGGCATGATCATCGCCTCCGACCGCACGGCGGCCCGCGCCTACGCCACCCTGCTGACGACGCTGACCTCGGAGGCGCCGACGGTGGTGCTGTCCGACGATCCCGGATCGTCCGCGCGCATCAGCGAATTCGCCGCCGGCACCAGCCGGTGGCTGGTGGCGGTGCGCATGGTGTCCGAAGGCGTCGACGTGCCCCGGCTCTCGGTCGGCATCTACGCCACCAGCGCCTCGACTCCCCTGTTCTTCGCCCAGGCCATCGGCCGGTTCGTCCGGTCACGCAGGCCGGGCGAGACCGCGAGCATCTTCCTGCCGTCGGTGCCCAACCTGCTGCAGCTCGCGAGCGAGCTGGAGGCCCAGCGCAACCACGTGCTGGGCGAGCCGCACCGCCCGGCCGACGATCCCCTCGACGGTGATCCCGCCGTCAGAACGCAGACCGAGAAGACCGAGATCGACAACGGCTTCACCTCTTTGGGCGCCGACGCCGAGCTGGATCAAGTCATCTTCGACGGGTCGTCCTTCGGCACCGCGGCCCCCGCCGGAAGCGACGAGGAGGCCGACTACCTCGGCATCCCGGGACTGCTCGATGCCGAACAGATGCGGGCGCTGCTGCACCGCCGCCAGGACGAACAGCTGCAGCGACGGGCCGCGCAGGGGGCGCCGCCCGCGGCGTCGGCGCCGCGGTCGATGCACGGCCAGCTGCGCGAGCTGCGCCGTGAGCTCAACACCCTCGTGTCGGCCACCCATCACCGCACCGGCAAGCCCCACGGCTGGATTCACAGCGAACTTCGCCGTCGTTGCGGGGGGCCGCCGATCGCCGCCGCGACCCGCGAGCAGATCCAGGCCCGCATCGAGGCGTTGCGGCAGCTCAATGTCGAGCACTCCTGA